A genomic window from Rhodococcus sp. KBS0724 includes:
- a CDS encoding RidA family protein, with translation MSGAQVIEKLAKPRGKFPHVKVVGDFVYVSGTSSRRPDNTFVGVEVDEMGTTALDIRAQTRAVIENIAAILAEVGGELSDLVQVTSYLVSMNDFGGYNEVYAELFDENGPTRTTVAVHQLPHPHLLIEISGVAYVPAAKRSASEDTENAS, from the coding sequence ATGAGTGGGGCGCAGGTCATCGAGAAGCTGGCCAAGCCGCGCGGAAAGTTCCCGCACGTCAAGGTGGTCGGAGACTTCGTCTACGTCTCCGGCACCAGCTCGCGTCGGCCCGACAACACGTTTGTCGGCGTCGAGGTCGACGAGATGGGCACCACGGCGCTCGATATTCGGGCGCAGACACGCGCCGTCATCGAGAACATCGCGGCGATCCTCGCCGAAGTGGGCGGAGAACTGAGTGATCTGGTTCAGGTCACCTCGTACCTGGTGTCGATGAACGACTTCGGCGGCTACAACGAGGTGTACGCCGAACTGTTCGACGAAAACGGTCCGACGAGAACCACAGTGGCAGTTCACCAACTGCCCCACCCGCACCTGCTCATCGAAATTTCCGGCGTGGCGTACGTGCCCGCCGCCAAGCGCTCAGCGTCCGAAGATACGGAGAATGCATCATGA
- a CDS encoding 2-hydroxymuconic semialdehyde dehydrogenase: MTSHCDGWIRNYVDGSYVEPDASSSFDQVDPATGRVLAKVHEADRALVDRAVTSARRALDNGWADTPVRERTALLRRAADRIEERFEEFVAAEMADTGKPITQARELDVARALTNFRTFADIVAAAGQESFVTDLAGGKQALNYAIRKPLGVVAVIVPWNLPLLLLTWKVAPALACGNSVVVKPSEETPATASLLAEVLEEVGLPAGVYNVVHGFGANSAGEFLTTHPGIDGVTFTGSSATGSHVMKTVAPRVRPVSFELGGKNAAIVFDDVDIDEALTGLTKSVFTNTGQVCLCTERVYVHRSIFDDIAGGLVERAAGLRLGDPTLAATTTGPLISQAHRKKVLDYFEIAEQEGAKVLTGGGIPDLGQNLAGGSWIEPTLWTGLTNKDRAVREEIFGPVAALIPFDTEAEAIALANDTEYGLAASVWTNDLRRGHRVAQKMNVGISWVNTWFTRELRSPFGGMGLSGIGREGGESSLHFYTEPTNVCVQL, from the coding sequence ATGACCTCACACTGCGACGGATGGATCCGCAACTACGTGGATGGCTCCTATGTCGAACCCGACGCGTCGTCGAGCTTCGACCAGGTAGACCCCGCAACCGGCCGTGTTCTGGCCAAGGTCCACGAAGCCGACCGGGCTCTGGTCGATCGGGCCGTGACCTCCGCCAGGCGTGCCCTGGACAACGGTTGGGCGGATACACCGGTCCGCGAGCGCACCGCGCTGCTGCGACGGGCCGCCGATCGGATCGAGGAGCGATTCGAGGAATTTGTCGCCGCAGAAATGGCGGACACCGGCAAGCCGATCACGCAGGCCCGCGAACTCGACGTTGCGCGCGCCCTGACGAACTTCCGCACCTTCGCCGACATCGTTGCCGCGGCCGGCCAGGAATCGTTTGTCACCGATCTTGCCGGCGGCAAGCAGGCGCTGAACTACGCGATCCGCAAGCCGCTCGGCGTGGTTGCCGTCATCGTGCCGTGGAACCTGCCGCTGCTTCTCCTGACCTGGAAGGTTGCGCCCGCCCTGGCATGCGGAAACTCGGTGGTGGTCAAGCCTTCCGAAGAGACCCCGGCAACAGCGTCGTTGCTGGCGGAGGTGCTCGAAGAGGTCGGCCTGCCTGCCGGCGTCTACAACGTTGTCCACGGGTTCGGCGCGAATTCCGCGGGCGAGTTCCTCACCACTCACCCCGGTATCGACGGAGTCACCTTCACGGGATCGTCGGCAACCGGTTCACATGTCATGAAAACTGTTGCCCCGCGGGTACGCCCGGTCTCGTTCGAACTCGGCGGCAAGAACGCCGCGATCGTGTTCGACGACGTCGACATCGACGAAGCGCTGACGGGCCTGACCAAGTCGGTGTTCACCAACACCGGCCAGGTCTGCCTGTGCACCGAACGGGTGTACGTGCACCGCAGCATTTTCGACGACATCGCCGGTGGACTCGTGGAGCGAGCTGCCGGTTTGCGTCTGGGCGACCCGACACTCGCTGCGACGACGACCGGACCCCTCATCTCGCAGGCGCACCGGAAGAAGGTTCTCGACTACTTCGAGATCGCCGAGCAGGAGGGCGCAAAAGTGTTGACCGGTGGCGGTATTCCGGATCTCGGGCAGAATCTGGCCGGCGGATCGTGGATCGAACCCACCCTGTGGACGGGCTTGACCAACAAGGATCGCGCTGTGCGGGAGGAGATCTTCGGACCCGTCGCGGCACTGATTCCGTTCGACACCGAGGCCGAAGCGATCGCCTTGGCGAATGACACCGAGTACGGCCTGGCGGCATCGGTGTGGACCAACGACTTGCGTCGTGGACACCGCGTCGCTCAGAAGATGAACGTCGGAATCTCCTGGGTCAACACGTGGTTCACCCGTGAGCTCCGGTCTCCCTTCGGCGGCATGGGTCTGTCCGGCATCGGGCGCGAGGGCGGCGAGTCTTCGTTGCACTTCTACACCGAACCGACGAATGTGTGTGTGCAACTGTGA
- a CDS encoding RidA family protein, whose translation MTETTQTWSARLAELGIELPAVAAPVAAYVPAVRSGDHVYTSGQLPFVEGKLSLTGKLGADASDEDAKAAARVCALNALAAINALVGIDNLVRVVKVVGFVASAEGFTGQPGVINGASEFLVEVFGDEGIHARSAVGVAELPLGSAVEVELIVEVR comes from the coding sequence ATGACCGAAACAACGCAGACCTGGTCAGCGCGTCTCGCGGAACTCGGCATCGAGCTGCCCGCAGTTGCGGCGCCGGTCGCTGCCTACGTCCCTGCGGTTCGCAGTGGTGATCACGTCTACACGTCCGGCCAGTTGCCTTTTGTCGAGGGAAAGCTGTCGTTGACGGGCAAGCTCGGTGCGGATGCGTCGGATGAAGATGCAAAGGCCGCCGCGCGTGTCTGTGCCCTCAACGCTCTTGCCGCGATCAACGCCCTGGTCGGCATCGACAACCTGGTTCGTGTCGTCAAGGTCGTCGGATTTGTAGCTTCTGCTGAAGGTTTCACCGGTCAGCCCGGCGTGATCAACGGCGCCTCCGAATTCCTCGTCGAGGTCTTCGGCGACGAGGGCATTCACGCCCGCTCCGCTGTCGGTGTTGCAGAACTTCCCCTCGGCTCCGCTGTCGAGGTGGAACTGATCGTAGAAGTTCGCTGA
- a CDS encoding MBL fold metallo-hydrolase: protein MTTVHPAYAQLRRVTDIASVMLENNPGMMTLDGTNTWILQAPGSDEYVVVDPGDNDEEHLQRVAGVGQVALVLITHRHFDHTGGVSRLHELTSAPVRSVSPEFLRGDGTTLVDGELIEVAGLRLRIVATPGHTADSVSIVIENEGSVLTGDTILGRGTTVLDDSDGDLGDYLASLHALIELGDGRTVLPGHGPELPDLHEISKQYLAHREERLDQVRAALAVLGNSASVREIVEHVYSDVDPKLWPVAEKSVNVQLAYLRR from the coding sequence ATGACAACGGTTCATCCCGCATACGCGCAGCTTCGCCGCGTCACCGATATCGCGTCCGTCATGCTCGAGAACAACCCGGGCATGATGACGCTCGACGGCACGAACACCTGGATTCTGCAGGCGCCGGGCAGCGACGAATATGTCGTCGTCGATCCCGGTGACAACGACGAAGAACACCTGCAGCGAGTGGCCGGAGTCGGCCAAGTGGCGTTGGTCTTGATCACGCATCGGCACTTCGACCACACCGGCGGTGTGAGCCGTCTTCATGAATTGACCTCGGCGCCAGTGCGTTCCGTTTCTCCCGAGTTCCTGCGCGGCGACGGCACGACGCTTGTCGACGGCGAACTCATCGAGGTTGCCGGGCTGCGCCTGCGTATCGTGGCGACCCCCGGCCATACCGCGGACTCCGTCTCGATCGTCATCGAGAACGAAGGCAGCGTGCTGACCGGCGACACGATACTCGGCCGTGGCACAACGGTTCTCGATGATTCGGACGGCGATCTGGGGGATTACCTCGCGTCGTTGCATGCGCTCATCGAGCTCGGCGACGGGCGAACCGTTCTCCCCGGACACGGTCCGGAACTGCCTGACCTGCACGAGATTTCAAAACAGTATCTCGCGCATCGCGAGGAGCGGCTCGATCAGGTGCGGGCTGCGTTGGCCGTGCTCGGCAATTCGGCATCGGTTCGTGAGATTGTCGAGCACGTCTACTCGGACGTCGATCCCAAACTGTGGCCGGTTGCGGAAAAATCCGTCAACGTGCAGTTGGCGTATCTGCGTCGCTGA
- a CDS encoding ArsA-related P-loop ATPase has translation MVASQDELSKSWPESASKARLHFVSGKGGTGKSTVAAALALALAEGGRRVLLVEVEGRQGIAQLFDVPPLPPQETKVAAAEGGGEVMALAVDIETAFLEYLEMFYNLGFAGRAMRKFGAIEFATTIAPGLRDVLLTGKIKECVIRTDRTGKRVYDAVVVDAPPTGRIGSFLDVTKAMADLAKGGPVHSQSEGVVRLLHSPETVVHLVALLEALPVQETADAALELARDELNLGAIIVNRTSPKFLPDGALAGAAAGEIDAAAIRSTLTDVGLELSDDDFAGLLTETIEHASVLEAQESSSEKLQEIDGARLHLPALADGVDLGGLYELAEYLMEQGVR, from the coding sequence GTGGTCGCATCCCAAGATGAGCTGAGCAAGAGCTGGCCGGAGTCTGCATCGAAGGCCCGCCTGCATTTTGTGTCGGGCAAAGGCGGAACCGGTAAGTCGACGGTAGCCGCCGCCTTGGCGCTCGCGTTAGCCGAAGGCGGCCGACGCGTTCTGCTGGTGGAAGTGGAGGGTCGCCAGGGAATTGCGCAGCTCTTCGACGTGCCACCGTTGCCTCCGCAGGAAACGAAGGTCGCAGCTGCCGAAGGTGGCGGTGAGGTGATGGCGTTGGCCGTCGACATCGAGACGGCTTTCCTCGAGTACTTGGAGATGTTCTACAACCTGGGATTCGCGGGCCGCGCGATGCGCAAGTTCGGCGCCATCGAGTTCGCCACCACCATTGCCCCTGGCCTGCGTGACGTGCTGCTCACCGGCAAGATCAAGGAGTGCGTCATCCGCACCGATCGAACCGGGAAGCGGGTGTACGACGCCGTTGTCGTCGATGCCCCACCGACGGGCCGGATCGGTAGTTTTCTCGACGTCACGAAGGCTATGGCCGATCTCGCCAAGGGCGGGCCGGTGCATTCGCAGAGCGAGGGCGTCGTGCGGCTGCTGCACTCACCGGAAACGGTGGTGCATCTGGTGGCGCTACTCGAGGCCCTGCCCGTGCAGGAAACCGCGGATGCCGCCTTGGAGCTGGCACGAGACGAGCTCAATCTCGGCGCGATCATCGTCAACCGCACCAGCCCGAAGTTCCTGCCGGACGGCGCGCTAGCCGGGGCTGCGGCCGGCGAAATCGATGCGGCGGCGATCCGGTCGACGCTCACGGATGTCGGCCTCGAATTGTCGGACGACGACTTCGCCGGACTGCTGACGGAGACCATCGAGCACGCATCGGTTCTCGAAGCGCAGGAATCCAGTTCGGAGAAACTGCAGGAGATCGACGGCGCCCGACTGCACTTGCCGGCTCTGGCCGACGGAGTCGACCTGGGCGGGCTGTACGAATTGGCCGAATACCTCATGGAACAGGGTGTCCGATGA
- a CDS encoding transglycosylase domain-containing protein — MAKLAGSSALAGVLVAGVMFPLAGGLGFASNRAADTVDNVSAELVDGTVPAVSTMVDSAGNPIAWLYEQRRFEVPSDQISNNMKLAIVSIEDRRFPDHKGVDWQGTLRAFLTNTTSGEVQQGASTLDQQYVKNYQLLVVAKTDAERRAAIETTPARKIREIRMALTLDKELTKDEILTRYLNLVPFGNGSFGIQDAAQTYFGVDAKDLSIPQSAMLAGMVQSSSALNPYTNVEGVTERRNTVLDTMITNIPDQADEFRAAKDEPLGVLPTPNTLPRGCIAAGDRGFFCDYALKYLSDAGISREQINEGGYLIKTTLDPTVQASTKAGLNANAKPDLDGIANVMSVIRPGQDSHKVVAMASSRTYGLDAEASETVLAQPYSLSGDGAGSVFKVFTTAAAMEKGLGIDAILDVPRRFDAKGFGSGGAAGCPVSTYCVENVGNYPATMSVTDALAQSPNTAFVKLIAATGVTPTVDMAVRLGLRSYAEPNTSGFDDRSMADFQKEQNLGSFTLGPTWINPLELSNVAATLASHGKWCPPSPIDSVVDRYGKPVTVTEQGCEQVVEPGLADTLANALSRDDVGAGTSAGAAGSAGWTLPMSGKTGTTETHKSSAFLGFTNNLAAAVYIFGDSPTPGEICSTPLRPCYSGNLYGGTEPARSWFAAMMPVANNFGPTALPPIDPKYARGSQNGQVPEVVGLSQSAATSRLQESGFTVNAVTSASGARAGTVTGASPSGSAIPGSTITIYISDGSVRAPVAPASPDGSPDPASPASPAPDSPAPR; from the coding sequence GTGGCGAAGCTCGCCGGAAGTTCGGCGTTGGCCGGTGTCCTCGTTGCCGGAGTGATGTTTCCGCTGGCAGGCGGACTCGGATTCGCATCCAACCGAGCCGCGGACACGGTTGACAACGTTTCTGCCGAACTGGTGGACGGCACTGTCCCTGCGGTCTCGACGATGGTCGATTCGGCGGGCAATCCCATCGCCTGGCTGTACGAGCAGCGACGGTTCGAAGTCCCGAGTGACCAGATCTCGAACAACATGAAGTTGGCGATCGTCTCCATCGAGGACCGTCGATTCCCGGATCACAAGGGAGTGGACTGGCAGGGAACGCTGCGCGCCTTCCTGACCAACACCACCTCCGGCGAGGTCCAGCAGGGTGCGTCGACGCTCGATCAGCAGTACGTGAAGAACTACCAACTGTTGGTCGTCGCAAAAACCGACGCCGAACGCCGTGCTGCAATCGAGACCACTCCGGCTCGCAAGATTCGCGAAATCCGGATGGCACTCACATTGGACAAGGAACTCACGAAGGACGAGATCCTCACCCGTTACCTGAACCTCGTGCCCTTCGGTAACGGTTCCTTCGGAATCCAGGATGCCGCTCAGACGTACTTCGGCGTCGACGCCAAAGATCTCAGTATTCCGCAGTCCGCGATGCTCGCCGGCATGGTTCAGTCGAGTTCGGCCTTGAACCCGTACACCAACGTCGAAGGTGTCACCGAGCGCCGCAACACCGTGCTCGACACGATGATCACCAATATCCCCGACCAGGCCGACGAGTTCCGGGCAGCCAAAGACGAGCCGCTGGGCGTTCTCCCCACTCCCAATACGCTGCCGCGTGGATGCATCGCAGCCGGTGACCGTGGATTCTTCTGCGACTACGCACTCAAATACCTCTCGGACGCCGGGATCAGTCGCGAGCAGATCAACGAGGGCGGCTACCTCATCAAGACCACGCTCGACCCGACGGTTCAGGCCTCCACCAAGGCGGGTCTCAACGCAAACGCCAAGCCGGACCTCGACGGCATCGCCAACGTCATGAGCGTGATTCGTCCAGGCCAGGACTCGCACAAGGTTGTGGCGATGGCCAGCAGCCGCACGTACGGTCTCGACGCCGAAGCCAGCGAAACCGTCCTGGCCCAGCCGTATTCGCTGTCCGGTGACGGCGCCGGCTCGGTGTTCAAGGTCTTCACCACCGCCGCCGCCATGGAGAAGGGCTTGGGCATCGACGCGATACTCGACGTCCCCCGGCGCTTCGACGCCAAGGGCTTCGGTAGTGGCGGCGCCGCTGGATGTCCGGTGTCCACGTACTGCGTCGAGAACGTCGGTAACTATCCGGCGACGATGTCGGTGACGGATGCGCTCGCGCAGTCGCCCAACACCGCGTTCGTGAAGCTCATCGCGGCAACAGGTGTGACGCCGACCGTCGATATGGCCGTGCGTCTCGGTCTGCGTTCGTACGCCGAACCCAACACGTCGGGATTCGACGATCGCAGCATGGCCGACTTCCAGAAGGAACAGAATCTCGGCTCGTTCACACTCGGCCCGACCTGGATCAATCCGCTCGAACTGTCCAACGTCGCGGCTACGTTGGCGTCGCACGGCAAGTGGTGCCCGCCCAGCCCGATCGATTCCGTCGTCGACCGCTACGGCAAGCCGGTGACGGTCACGGAACAAGGCTGCGAGCAGGTAGTCGAGCCCGGTTTGGCCGATACCCTCGCCAATGCACTCAGCCGTGACGACGTGGGTGCGGGTACCTCTGCGGGTGCCGCCGGCAGCGCCGGATGGACCCTGCCGATGTCCGGTAAGACCGGTACCACGGAGACTCACAAGTCTTCGGCGTTCCTCGGCTTCACGAACAATCTGGCCGCGGCCGTCTACATCTTCGGCGACTCCCCGACCCCGGGTGAGATCTGCTCGACTCCGCTGCGCCCGTGCTACAGCGGAAACCTGTACGGCGGTACCGAACCGGCGCGGAGTTGGTTTGCTGCGATGATGCCGGTTGCCAACAATTTCGGTCCCACGGCGCTGCCGCCGATCGACCCGAAGTACGCCCGCGGTTCGCAGAACGGTCAGGTTCCCGAGGTTGTCGGCCTGAGCCAGTCTGCTGCCACCTCCCGCCTGCAGGAGTCGGGATTCACCGTCAACGCGGTGACGTCGGCGTCGGGTGCGCGTGCCGGCACTGTCACCGGCGCATCTCCGTCGGGCTCGGCGATTCCGGGTTCCACCATCACGATCTACATCAGTGACGGGTCGGTACGGGCGCCGGTAGCACCGGCGTCGCCGGACGGCTCACCAGATCCGGCATCACCAGCGTCGCCGGCTCCGGATTCACCGGCACCGCGCTAG
- a CDS encoding GatB/YqeY domain-containing protein — translation MSDTTATLKDKLRSDMVASMKAKDPLRTGTLRMLIAAVQTEEVAGKEARVLTDEEIIKVLAKESKKRGESAEIYTENGRGELAAKERAEAQIIDEYLPTPLTDAELVDVVDTALAQVAEELGERPGMRQMGQVIKAASALAKGKADGARISAAVKSRL, via the coding sequence ATGTCCGACACGACAGCAACGCTCAAAGACAAACTCCGTTCCGACATGGTCGCATCCATGAAGGCCAAGGATCCGCTTCGCACCGGCACTCTTCGGATGCTCATCGCAGCAGTTCAGACCGAAGAGGTCGCCGGTAAGGAAGCACGAGTCCTCACCGACGAAGAAATCATCAAGGTTCTCGCCAAGGAATCGAAGAAGCGCGGGGAATCCGCCGAAATTTACACCGAGAACGGCCGCGGTGAACTTGCCGCGAAAGAGCGCGCCGAAGCGCAGATCATCGACGAATACCTGCCGACGCCGTTGACCGACGCAGAACTCGTCGACGTCGTCGACACCGCGTTGGCGCAGGTAGCCGAGGAACTCGGTGAACGTCCGGGAATGCGTCAGATGGGTCAGGTCATCAAGGCCGCCAGTGCTTTGGCCAAGGGCAAGGCTGACGGCGCACGTATCTCCGCTGCCGTGAAGTCTCGCCTGTAG
- a CDS encoding ArsA family ATPase, whose translation MTETTENAVTDNVVAGSSRTGRRSAPVLDISAIINDPTARIVVCCGAGGVGKTTTAASLALRAAEQGRRVVVLTIDPARRLAQALGVAELDNTPQPVKLGPEATGELHAMMLNMRRTFDEMVLEHSSPDKAQQILANPFYQTVATSFSGTQEYMAMEKLGQLASNDKWDLVIVDTPPSRNALDFLDAPQRLGTFLDGRMIRLLSAPGRGLTKLVAGAMGLALKGVSTIVGSAMLADASAFVQSLDSMFGGFRERATKTYELLRQPGTHFLVIAAAEPDALREAAFFVDRLAGDSMPLAGLVLNRTHPTLTALPADHAATAADKLAAKENPTDAEALTEAVLRIHAHRAAIAKREVALLSRFTAAHPRVPLIGVPSLPFEVSDLEALRAVGDQLTRKG comes from the coding sequence ATGACCGAAACCACAGAAAACGCGGTCACTGACAACGTCGTGGCCGGCAGTTCCAGAACCGGTCGCCGCAGCGCTCCGGTACTCGATATCTCGGCGATCATCAACGATCCAACCGCACGAATTGTGGTGTGCTGCGGCGCCGGCGGCGTCGGCAAGACCACCACAGCAGCGTCGTTGGCACTGCGGGCGGCCGAGCAGGGCCGACGCGTCGTCGTTCTCACGATCGACCCGGCGAGGCGGCTGGCTCAGGCTCTGGGCGTCGCGGAACTCGACAACACACCGCAACCGGTGAAACTCGGCCCCGAGGCAACGGGCGAACTGCACGCGATGATGCTGAACATGCGTCGCACGTTCGACGAGATGGTGCTCGAGCATTCCAGCCCAGACAAGGCTCAGCAGATTCTCGCGAACCCCTTCTACCAAACCGTTGCCACGTCGTTCTCCGGAACTCAGGAGTACATGGCGATGGAGAAGCTGGGACAGCTTGCGTCGAACGACAAGTGGGACCTGGTGATCGTGGATACGCCGCCGTCCCGGAACGCACTCGATTTCCTGGATGCTCCGCAGCGGCTGGGAACGTTCCTCGACGGCCGGATGATCCGGTTGCTCTCGGCTCCGGGGCGAGGTTTGACCAAGCTGGTGGCCGGTGCGATGGGATTGGCGCTGAAAGGTGTGTCGACGATCGTCGGAAGCGCGATGCTCGCCGACGCGTCGGCCTTTGTTCAGTCGCTCGATTCGATGTTCGGTGGTTTCCGCGAGCGCGCCACCAAGACTTACGAGCTTCTTCGCCAGCCGGGCACCCATTTCCTGGTGATCGCTGCTGCGGAACCCGACGCGTTGCGGGAGGCGGCGTTTTTCGTCGACCGACTGGCCGGGGATTCGATGCCGCTGGCCGGGTTGGTGCTGAACCGAACGCATCCAACTCTGACTGCGCTGCCTGCTGATCACGCGGCAACAGCCGCAGACAAACTCGCAGCCAAGGAAAATCCGACTGACGCCGAGGCGCTGACGGAGGCGGTGCTCCGTATTCATGCTCACCGCGCAGCAATCGCCAAACGTGAGGTGGCATTGCTGAGCCGGTTTACCGCAGCTCATCCGAGGGTGCCGCTGATCGGCGTTCCGTCACTACCGTTCGAGGTGTCCGACCTCGAGGCACTGCGCGCCGTGGGCGATCAGCTCACTCGTAAGGGCTAG
- a CDS encoding 3-hydroxyanthranilate 3,4-dioxygenase: protein MTTIPPVIDFKKWIDDNRHLLQPPVNNQTMALGDDFIVQVVGGPNQRTDYHLDPYEEWFYQVEGDIHVNVMTDDGPVRVDIREGESWLLPGNLPHSPQRPTAGSIGLVIERVRQEGTLEHFQWYCLECNHKIYEVELQVRDIVADLPPVFVTFYESEDARTCDQCGTLHPGKG, encoded by the coding sequence ATGACCACGATTCCTCCCGTCATCGACTTCAAGAAGTGGATCGACGACAACCGCCACCTGCTGCAGCCGCCCGTCAACAATCAGACGATGGCGCTGGGAGACGACTTCATCGTGCAGGTTGTGGGCGGCCCCAACCAGCGAACCGACTACCACCTCGATCCGTACGAGGAGTGGTTCTATCAGGTCGAAGGTGACATCCACGTCAATGTCATGACTGACGACGGACCGGTGCGAGTCGATATCCGTGAAGGTGAAAGCTGGCTGCTGCCGGGAAATCTGCCGCATTCACCGCAGCGCCCCACCGCGGGATCGATCGGCCTGGTGATCGAAAGGGTGCGGCAGGAAGGAACATTGGAGCACTTCCAGTGGTACTGCCTTGAATGCAACCACAAGATCTACGAAGTCGAACTCCAAGTCCGCGATATCGTGGCCGATCTTCCCCCGGTCTTCGTCACGTTCTACGAGAGTGAAGACGCTCGCACATGTGACCAGTGCGGCACGCTCCATCCCGGCAAGGGCTGA
- a CDS encoding 2-keto-4-pentenoate hydratase, translating to MTAPEDTVFALARRLDDAAQSRTDTPSLADDHTIDIDDAYRIQNLLLERRTARGESVVGVKLGFTSQAKMAQMGVSEVIVGQLTDAMAVDNGGDLDLSAFIHPKIEPEVAYRLSKDVDLDDPSVDIESCVDAVAPAMEIIDSRYRDFRFTYTDVVADNTSAAGYVIGPWQPLRSAANLVVRMEVGSETATGSTAAILGDPVRALQALVDIARRRRIPLRAGYVILAGAATAAVRLDEGVAQCSIDGLGTVTVRGVKR from the coding sequence ATGACAGCCCCAGAAGACACCGTATTCGCGCTCGCGCGTCGCCTCGACGACGCTGCGCAGAGTCGCACCGACACCCCGAGCCTCGCCGATGATCACACCATCGACATCGACGACGCGTACCGGATTCAGAACCTTCTCCTCGAACGCCGCACTGCCCGTGGCGAATCCGTTGTCGGTGTCAAGCTCGGCTTCACCAGCCAAGCGAAGATGGCACAGATGGGTGTCTCCGAAGTGATCGTCGGGCAGTTGACCGATGCGATGGCGGTGGACAACGGCGGTGATCTGGACCTGTCGGCGTTCATCCACCCCAAGATCGAACCCGAAGTCGCGTACCGACTGTCGAAGGACGTCGATCTCGACGACCCGAGCGTGGACATCGAGTCCTGCGTCGACGCGGTGGCTCCGGCGATGGAGATCATCGATTCGCGTTACCGCGACTTCCGGTTCACCTACACCGATGTTGTCGCCGACAACACCAGTGCTGCCGGGTATGTGATCGGCCCGTGGCAGCCGCTGCGCAGTGCCGCGAACCTGGTGGTGCGGATGGAGGTAGGCAGCGAAACGGCAACCGGCTCGACGGCAGCGATACTCGGAGATCCCGTACGTGCGTTGCAGGCCTTGGTGGATATCGCGCGCCGACGCCGAATTCCGTTGCGCGCCGGGTACGTGATCTTGGCCGGCGCGGCGACTGCGGCTGTGCGACTCGACGAGGGAGTCGCACAGTGCAGCATCGACGGACTTGGCACCGTCACGGTGAGAGGTGTGAAGCGATGA
- a CDS encoding WhiB family transcriptional regulator, whose amino-acid sequence MYTATPSSRLDVEQAEARIAWVTQARCREVDPDQLFVRGAAQRKAATICRHCPVLMQCGADALDNRVEFGVWGGMTERQRRALLKQHPDVDSWSEFFEDRRHQQSAAV is encoded by the coding sequence ATGTACACAGCCACCCCGAGTAGCCGTTTGGATGTCGAACAGGCAGAGGCTCGCATCGCCTGGGTAACGCAGGCGCGCTGCCGCGAAGTAGATCCGGATCAGCTTTTTGTTCGAGGTGCCGCGCAACGTAAGGCAGCAACAATCTGCCGACATTGCCCGGTCCTGATGCAGTGCGGAGCCGACGCTCTCGACAACCGCGTCGAATTCGGAGTGTGGGGCGGCATGACCGAACGCCAGCGACGCGCTCTCCTCAAGCAGCACCCCGACGTCGACTCGTGGTCCGAATTCTTCGAGGACCGGCGTCACCAGCAGTCCGCTGCTGTCTGA